From a single Candoia aspera isolate rCanAsp1 chromosome 2, rCanAsp1.hap2, whole genome shotgun sequence genomic region:
- the LOC134492117 gene encoding zinc finger protein 135-like, producing the protein MCFCSHRGMIAKLLTQGLLAFEEVAVCFTEEEWVLLDLGQRALYQEVMAENYRIVASLVQELQPGGVNAEGREAGAAHRPEQKMEREGKSHPISLLPTERGLTPGAAWPKGAQGPFTGPKQESRCFLHSFRMAFSPPSLEFSMREFQRFWKAVAGGEDALQTWIHFGGETAPSFANAVKVKEELVPEEESPCMETPGRLEEKVRRPLADINSSTPMQESLGRVKIQHWMETTQEGDFLGKTYQGPSLGTGSSALELEDGFWLERPKEINPHGMLLERARGKLIQGPDVEESLEIKQETDSLPESKSDLALFCEEVSMNGPVKAFHGRDVSSELSIADCSKNQKAPVEGEQTYKCCYCGRCFAESLDLVAHERAHIGEKIYRCSHCEKHFAHRIDLLTHKRNHQGEKPHQCKLDCAKCHRQRTFPRIPHRAPSGEQACQCPVCGEHFSWKSNLIRHRRIHTGEKPYRCAECGKSYTRKTALDRHKRTHVGEKPCEISAPSMGQASVLVLLV; encoded by the exons ATGTGTTTTTGTAGCCACAGAGGAATGATTGCCAAGCTGCTCACCCAG GGGCTTCTGGCCTTTGAAGAGGTGGCCGTGTGTTTTACTGAGGAGGAATGGGTGCTGCTGGATCTGGGCCAGCGAGCCCTGTACCAGGAGGTCATGGCGGAAAATTACAGGATCGTGGCCTCTCTGG TCCAGGAGCTGCAGCCGGGAGGAGTCAATGCAGAGGGCCGGGAGGCAGGAGCAGCTCACAGACCTGAGCAGAAAATGGAGCGAGAGGGGAAAAGCCACCCCATTTCCCTGCTCCCCACTGAGAGGGGGCTAACGCCAGGGGCGGCTTGGCCAAAGGGGGCGCAGGGTCCGTTCACTGGGCCCAAGCAGGAGAGCCGGTGTTTCCTCCACTCCTTCAGGATGGCATTTTCTCCACCCTCCTTGGAATTCAGCATGAGGGAGTTCCAGAGATTTTGGAAAGCCGTTGCTGGGGGAGAGGACGCCCTGCAGACCTGGATCCACTTTGGTGGGGAGACTGCCCCCAGCTTTGCCAACGCTGTGAAGGTGAAGGAAGAGCTTGTGCCCGAGGAGGAGAGCCCATGCATGGAGACCCCGGGCAGGCTGGAAGAAAAA gTAAGGAGACCTCTGGCAGATATTAACTCCTCCACACCGATGCAGGAATCATTGGGCAGAGTGAAGATTCAACACTGGATGGAGACCACACAAGAAGGTGACTTCTTGGGAAAGACATATCAGGGCCCAAGTTTAG GGACAGGAAGCTCAGCACTGGAATTGGAGGATGGTTTTTGGCTAGAAAGGCCCAAGGAGATAAACCCCCATGGGATGCTATTAGAAAGAGCCCGAGGGAAACTCATCCAAGGCCCTGATGTTGAGGAGAGTCTTGAAATTAAGCAGGAGACGGACAGCTTGCCGGAGAGTAAGTCTGACTTAGCCTTGTTTTGTGAAGAGGTGTCTATGAACGGACCTGTCAAGGCCTTCCATGGAAGAGATGTCAGTTCTGAGCTCTCTATTGCTGATTGTTCTAAGAATCAGAAAGCCCCAGTGGAAGGTGAACAGACCTATAAATGCTGCTATTGTGGGAGGTGTTTTGCTGAGAGCTTAGACTTGGTTGCCCACGAGAGAGCCCACATAGGAGAGAAGATATATAGGTGCTCCCACTGCGAGAAACATTTCGCTCACCGAATTGACCTTCTGACCCACAAGAGAAATCACCAAGGGGAGAAGCCACACCAGTGCAAACTGGACTGTGCCAAATGCCACAGGCAGAGGACTTTTCCAAGGATACCACACAGAGCCCCATCCGGGGAGCAGGCGTGCCAGTGCCCGGTTTGCGGGGAAcatttcagctggaaatcaaaccTTATCAGGCACCGGAgaatccatacaggagagaaaccctatcggTGCGCCGAGTGCGGGAAAAGCTACACGCGAAAAACAGCCCTTGATAGACATAAAAGGACCCACGTGGGGGAGAAGCCCTGTGAGATCAGCGCGCCGAGCATGGGGCAAGCCTCAGTGTTGGTCCTCCTTGTATGA